The window TGCTTCGGTGCAACGGATCGCAATCAAGGTATTACCATAAAGATGAGGCAACGGGTAAGTACGTTGATCCTGTTTCGGACTATGCAACGCTAAAATAATAAAGAAAGTTGGGTTTCACTACGTTCAACCCTATTGAATGCCACACGCGCATTCAGTGTTGATTCTCTACGAGCTCTATGAACGCTACACAAATACACAAATTCCTGCTCATAGTCTTCCTCGCCAGTACGCTTCTATCTTTCGTATCCGCTGAAGAACCCATTGAATACTATGCCCCTGAAAACGTCCGTAAATTCGCCGATTTTTTGTATGAACAAGGCGATTACCTCCGCGCCGCAGGTGAATACCAACGCTATCTTTTTTCTCTTTCTGAGGAATTGGAAGAAAGCGAGCAAATTCGCTATAAGATTGCCCTCTGCTATCGCTTTGCCGGTGAAAATGAACAAGCCATTCGGAATTTTGAGATGCTTTTGCGGTCGCGTCCACAGAGCCAATTTGCAAGCCGTGCCTACTATCAGATTGGTGCTACCTATTTTCTGATGGATCAATTTGAACAATCTACGCAATTTCTACGTGAAGCCCTGCCACACATAACAGATGCACAGCAACACGCCGAAGCCGAGCAACTTATTGGACTCTCGTACCTAATGCAAAAACAGTGGTCTGAAGCGGGTGAGGTCTTCAAAACATTGCAGGGGTCAGATGTAATCGCCATTAGAGAAAAGGCTTCGGTATATCACGGTTACGCAGAGGCAGGAACGCAGCTACCGAGTCGCAGCCCATTTTTAGCGGGGGTCCTCTCTACAATTGTCCCCGGGGCAGGACGACTCTATACTGGACGTATCGGTGATGCTCTGAATTCTCTACTCACTATGGGTATAGCAGGTTGGCAGGCTTACGATGGCTTTCATAGAGATGGAATATCGTCTGCAAAAGGATGGACACTCGGCACGCTCGGTGGCATCTTCTATGTCGGTAACATCTACGGTTCTGTGATTTCTGCGCGCGTTTATAACCAAAATGTAGAAGCTGAGTTCTTGGCAACCATATCTGTGGAATTGCCGTATTAAAATGGCTAATTAACTGTTTTTAGTCTATATCGGTTTTGAGAAAAATATCTCCATCGAAATCCGAAATCGAATGACTCGTCTGATGTTGGTTGGTGTTGGTGCTAACAACCGGAAGGTCAAACGTGACAGTTTGTGACGCGCCACTGCGGTTGTACACTGCCCAACCCTTTGCAAATTCACGGATGAAGATGCCTGTCACCTCGCGGTACTGAACTGCTTTCTTTTGAATTGGTTGTCCAAGGTCAGCATCCCAGAAGTTGTACCAGTTGTGCAAATGGTCAGAGACAGGAATAGCATTATCATCACCAAAAAGCACATACCCGTCAGAGTGGGTCAAACTGAGTGTGGTAATCATACGCATCCACTGCTGGTTTTCTTCACTGTTCCGCTCCTTAACTCTTGTATCAAGATCCCCCATATAATCCATTACCACGCGCCAACCCTCTAAGCAATTGATTTGTGGCTCCCTCAGATGCCGTTCTGCCCATAGGAGTGTCTCCTCCATCAGCAGCATCTGCTCAAGGTTATACCCTTTGGCGTATTCCTGCTTGTAACACTCCATAAAGATGCCGTTCACGTAGGATGCGGACTTTGGAATCTGACGCATATTTGCATTGACGAGGATTAAGAAGTCTTCACTGACCGCTGCCCGTATTTTGCGCAAGATGGACAATCTCGCCTCTGACTCCGCCTCCCGTGTGAGAATTGTCGCTGACCAATCATCAACAGCGATTGGACTGGTCGCATAATCCTCGTTCCACCAATCCAGCATGATTCCGTCAAAAAGATCGGACTTGTCCAAGGCAACGGCTTGCTTGACCATCAGATTCTGCATATCTGTATTTGTGAAGTCTATGAGGTAACCGAGGACTGCGTCATTTTCGTCTATCTTTTCATCGCCATTTGTGTCTTCACCCCAGCCGACGACGGGTTTACCCTCGCTATCTTTAAGCCAATATGGAGAATCTGGCGGGAAATAACCGACCTCCCACCAGTTGTTCACGTCTGTTTCATTTTCACGCGATACATATCTCGCGTCCCTGTATCGGATTTCAACAAGCAGTAAGAGATTCGGATTTAAATCCCATAACTTCCGTTTTCTTTGACGAGCTGTATCCAATTGACTTGGATTTAAATCTGTTGCCAACCCTGAATACGGTTGCGCTTCTGATATATTCCAAGCAATCCTGAGCAGCGTGTAGGGATGCGCAAAAGCGAGGTCGTGCTGCGCGAGCCGATGAAGTTCATCCATATCTTTCTGATTTTCAGTGCCGTTCCATGCCTGAAAGATGGAAGGGTAATTTCGCTGCGCGTTTTCAGCATTTACCGTTATTGCACCTAAAATGAGAAGTGCGATAAGATATTGCGTCCGAAATGTTTTCACTGTTGCGGATTATCCTTACTATTGTTTGAAGTCTGACTTCAGTCTTCCCCACGTGAGCGTTAACTTATCCTGCGGTTTGACGGCAAGTACACCTTCAATACCTTTGTCCATGAGCTCTTGAATCTCTTGTTGGGAGCGCGCAATATTGGAAATCCGCACTTCGTCTATACGGCCGTGGAGAAAGGGCCCCGCTCCGCGTCCGAGCCACAAAACATCGTCGTTCGGGGTGATATTGCCACCGATTTTGCCTTCGCCGTCTAAGACACCGTTGATATAAACCTTGCCTTCACCGGATTTTCCGTCGTAAGTGCCAGCGATATGCACCCACTTCCGCAACGGCACATCTGTTTTACCTTGAACGACTGCAGGAGCCCAAGCAATCTTATCTGTAGTCATCCGAATTAGGGCCTTCTTGTTGCTCCGCGGTCCCACTTTGTAGGCCTTCTCTTTCGTGGCACCTGTACCGCCAGCAGTTGACCATGCCTCAAGATAAATCCACATTTCGACCGTCAGTCCTTCAACGACATCTAAACTCTCGCTGTCGGGGATTTCTACAAAATCTCTGGGAGCGTTTCCTCCGAAGACGAGTCCACCACCCGGATTGCCTTCACCCCACTTGGGTCCCATGAGTTCACCATCATTTCCGTTACCAGAGAGGTCTTTAACAGTTTTCCCCGCACCTGTTTCAAAGGTATACAGTAAAACGGTGTGTTCATCTTGCGCGAGACTGAGTAATCCATCTCCAGAGGCCAACAAAACAATTAGTGTTACGCAAAACGTCGTGCATATAACATTTTTCATGATAAAATTGTCTCCTCTGTTGAATGTATTCTTAAGATTTTGAATGTGGTTGATATTTTATCATGGATACGTCGGGTGTGAAAGAAAATTTTAATTCGCTACTTAAAAACGAAGCACAACCCATTTTTTCTAAACAAATTGGGTTTTTATCGGTATAATATAGCAAATGGAATCCGATTTCACACTCGTTTCCAGCACTCAATCCTTAGAATCGAATAGGGGCTTAATATGCACTACACATCACAGCAAAATGACTGGCTGGTTCACCCCTTCCGTCAGTCTGCTTCAGTAGAGGAAGCGGACAATCGACTTATTCTCAATAATGGACTTATTCGCCGAACATTCGTCACTTCACCTAATTTCACAACAGTTGATTATACCAATCAGATTACCGGTATCAGTCTTCTTCGGGGCATCAAACCAGAGGCGGTCCTTACGATTGACGGACGCGAATTTGAGGTAGCCGGCTTGAAAGGACAACCCGATTACGCCTATCTTGATTCGGATTGGATTGCGGACTTGGGCAGTGACGAGAACGCATTTCAATTTCGCGAGTATCGAATCAGTAAACCTGAAATCCGCTATCCGTGGGTCCGCAGGCGTTCTACGGCACCATCCGTCTATCCACCAGAGGGCGTAACACTGACGGTTGCGTTTTCATCGCCCCCATCTGTTGACTCCCTTCAGGTTTGCGTACATTATGAATTATATCAAGGCATTCCAGTCTTGTCCAAATGGATCACTATTCGTAATGAGGGGCAACAACCGATTCAATTGGATGGCTTAAGCTGTGAAATCCTTGCTGTCAATGAGCAGGAGAAGCATCGGTTACATGTCGAGAGTGATTATGCCTTCAGTGGAATGGAAACGACACACTGGGGACCGGATGCGGATTACAAGACACAGGTTGATTACCATTATCAGATGCCACTCTTGATGACAAGTCGCTATCCACTCGGTCCGGGGGTATCTCTGCAACCGGGAGAAACTTTCAGGAGTTTTCG of the Candidatus Poribacteria bacterium genome contains:
- a CDS encoding putative glycoside hydrolase, whose protein sequence is MKTFRTQYLIALLILGAITVNAENAQRNYPSIFQAWNGTENQKDMDELHRLAQHDLAFAHPYTLLRIAWNISEAQPYSGLATDLNPSQLDTARQRKRKLWDLNPNLLLLVEIRYRDARYVSRENETDVNNWWEVGYFPPDSPYWLKDSEGKPVVGWGEDTNGDEKIDENDAVLGYLIDFTNTDMQNLMVKQAVALDKSDLFDGIMLDWWNEDYATSPIAVDDWSATILTREAESEARLSILRKIRAAVSEDFLILVNANMRQIPKSASYVNGIFMECYKQEYAKGYNLEQMLLMEETLLWAERHLREPQINCLEGWRVVMDYMGDLDTRVKERNSEENQQWMRMITTLSLTHSDGYVLFGDDNAIPVSDHLHNWYNFWDADLGQPIQKKAVQYREVTGIFIREFAKGWAVYNRSGASQTVTFDLPVVSTNTNQHQTSHSISDFDGDIFLKTDID
- a CDS encoding LamG domain-containing protein, which encodes MKNVICTTFCVTLIVLLASGDGLLSLAQDEHTVLLYTFETGAGKTVKDLSGNGNDGELMGPKWGEGNPGGGLVFGGNAPRDFVEIPDSESLDVVEGLTVEMWIYLEAWSTAGGTGATKEKAYKVGPRSNKKALIRMTTDKIAWAPAVVQGKTDVPLRKWVHIAGTYDGKSGEGKVYINGVLDGEGKIGGNITPNDDVLWLGRGAGPFLHGRIDEVRISNIARSQQEIQELMDKGIEGVLAVKPQDKLTLTWGRLKSDFKQ
- a CDS encoding tetratricopeptide repeat protein is translated as MNATQIHKFLLIVFLASTLLSFVSAEEPIEYYAPENVRKFADFLYEQGDYLRAAGEYQRYLFSLSEELEESEQIRYKIALCYRFAGENEQAIRNFEMLLRSRPQSQFASRAYYQIGATYFLMDQFEQSTQFLREALPHITDAQQHAEAEQLIGLSYLMQKQWSEAGEVFKTLQGSDVIAIREKASVYHGYAEAGTQLPSRSPFLAGVLSTIVPGAGRLYTGRIGDALNSLLTMGIAGWQAYDGFHRDGISSAKGWTLGTLGGIFYVGNIYGSVISARVYNQNVEAEFLATISVELPY